The Cylindrospermopsis curvispora GIHE-G1 genome contains a region encoding:
- a CDS encoding FKBP-type peptidyl-prolyl cis-trans isomerase, translating to MKGIFLSAVLIIVCVTALVIAQINGGKQDTTAKLTETTPTAIITEPKTQDQENNQKDKNLTASNNMSDTNTVSTSTGLKYVELQEGTGLMPQKGQKVVVHYTGTLENGQKFDSSRDRNQPFSFKLGVGQVIKGWDEGLSTMKVGGRRQLIIPPDLGYGSRGAGGVIPPNATLIFDVELLGVE from the coding sequence TTGAAAGGTATTTTTCTTAGTGCTGTATTGATAATAGTATGTGTTACAGCTTTGGTGATAGCACAAATTAATGGTGGTAAACAAGATACCACAGCCAAACTCACGGAAACTACACCCACAGCTATCATTACAGAACCCAAAACCCAAGACCAAGAAAATAATCAAAAAGATAAAAATTTAACTGCGAGTAACAATATGTCTGATACTAACACTGTCTCTACTTCTACTGGTCTTAAGTATGTTGAATTACAAGAAGGTACTGGTTTGATGCCCCAAAAGGGACAAAAAGTAGTAGTTCATTATACTGGTACTTTAGAGAATGGTCAGAAATTTGACAGTTCACGCGATCGCAATCAACCTTTTAGCTTTAAGCTAGGGGTTGGACAAGTAATTAAAGGGTGGGATGAAGGACTAAGTACCATGAAAGTAGGTGGTCGTCGTCAACTAATTATTCCCCCAGACTTGGGTTATGGATCCCGTGGTGCGGGCGGGGTGATTCCACCCAATGCTACCCTGATTTTTGATGTAGAGTTGTTGGGAGTTGAATAG
- a CDS encoding phasin family protein, producing MENNNWLEQLMMVGIGTTSLVADKLRQVGDELVRDGKLNPEQVGTLMDDIVNQLKSEQGNWEGQVQRQLRNMMQDFGVPRQSEVDELRGRIDRLERQIRDLENKFWR from the coding sequence ATGGAAAACAACAACTGGTTAGAACAACTGATGATGGTGGGAATAGGTACAACTTCCCTAGTAGCAGATAAACTTAGACAGGTTGGGGATGAACTGGTCAGGGATGGAAAACTCAATCCTGAGCAGGTGGGCACATTAATGGATGATATTGTTAACCAATTGAAATCAGAACAGGGGAACTGGGAAGGACAAGTTCAAAGACAACTGCGTAACATGATGCAGGATTTTGGAGTTCCGCGCCAGTCCGAAGTTGACGAATTACGCGGGAGAATTGACCGTTTAGAACGTCAAATACGGGATTTGGAAAATAAATTTTGGCGTTAA
- a CDS encoding F0F1 ATP synthase subunit gamma, which yields MANLKAIRDRIQSVKNTKKITEAMRLVAAARVRRAQEQVIATRPFADRLAQVLYGLQVRLKFEDVDLPLLKKREVKSVGLLVVSGDRGLCGGYNSNVIRRAETRAKELKAEGLDVTFVIVGRKANQYFQRRGYKIDATYSGLEQIPTATEATNIADELLSLFLSEKVDRIELVYTRFVSLVSSRPVVQTLLPLDTQGLETSDDEIFRLTTRGGKFEVEREKVTSTVAPLPRDMIFEQDPVQILDSLLPLYLSNQLLRALQESAASELAARMTAMSNASDNAGQLISSLTLSYNKARQAAITQELLEVVGGAEALG from the coding sequence ATGGCTAATCTCAAAGCAATACGCGATCGCATTCAGTCGGTCAAGAACACCAAAAAAATCACCGAGGCTATGCGGCTAGTGGCTGCAGCTCGGGTGCGTCGTGCCCAGGAGCAGGTAATTGCCACCCGTCCCTTTGCTGACCGTTTAGCACAGGTGCTGTATGGTTTACAGGTCCGGTTAAAATTTGAGGATGTAGATCTACCTCTACTGAAAAAACGGGAAGTGAAGTCTGTTGGTTTATTAGTAGTTTCCGGTGATAGAGGGCTATGTGGAGGTTACAATTCCAACGTCATCCGACGAGCAGAAACCCGAGCCAAGGAATTAAAGGCTGAAGGTTTAGATGTTACCTTTGTTATTGTGGGTCGTAAAGCTAATCAATACTTCCAAAGACGGGGTTACAAAATTGATGCCACCTACAGCGGTCTAGAACAAATTCCCACTGCTACCGAGGCTACAAATATAGCTGACGAGTTACTTTCTCTGTTTTTATCAGAAAAGGTAGACAGAATCGAATTAGTTTACACTCGTTTTGTTTCTTTAGTCAGTTCCCGTCCCGTAGTCCAAACCCTGTTACCCTTAGATACTCAAGGTTTGGAAACCTCCGATGACGAGATATTCCGACTAACTACTCGTGGGGGAAAATTTGAGGTAGAGCGGGAAAAAGTTACCAGTACAGTAGCACCCCTACCCCGGGATATGATTTTTGAACAAGACCCCGTACAAATTTTAGATTCCCTGTTACCTTTATATCTGAGCAATCAGTTATTAAGAGCTTTGCAAGAATCGGCGGCTAGTGAACTAGCAGCAAGGATGACAGCAATGAGCAATGCCAGTGATAATGCTGGTCAACTCATTAGTTCTCTCACTCTTTCTTACAATAAAGCCCGTCAAGCAGCGATTACCCAGGAACTCCTGGAAGTTGTTGGTGGTGCAGAAGCACTTGGCTAA
- the atpA gene encoding F0F1 ATP synthase subunit alpha, translated as MSISIKPDEISSIIQQQIEQYDQEVKVANVGTVLQVGDGIARIYGLEQVMSGELLEFEDGTVGIAQNLEEDNVGAVLMGEGRNIQEGSTVTATAKIAQVGVGEALIGRVVDALGRAIDGKGEIKATTSRLIESPAPGIIARRSVHEPMQTGITAIDSMIPIGRGQRELIIGDRQTGKTSIAIDTIINQKGEDVVCVYVAVGQKASTVANVVQTLQEKGALEYTVVVAANASDPATLQFLAPYTGATIAEYFMYQGKATLVIYDDLSKQAQAYRQMSLLLRRPPGREAYPGDVFYIHSRLLERAAKLSDELGKGSMTALPIIETQAGDVSAYIPTNVISITDGQIFLSSDLFNSGVRPAVNPGISVSRVGSAAQTKAMKKVAGKIKLELAQFDDLQAFAQFASDLDKATQDQLARGQRLRELLKQPQNDPLSVAEQVAILYAGINGYLDDIAVNQVTSFVRGFRDYLKSGKNSYYQGVQTSKVLGEAEEVALKEALADYKKTFLATV; from the coding sequence ATGAGCATTTCCATTAAACCTGACGAAATCAGCAGCATTATCCAACAACAAATCGAGCAATATGATCAAGAGGTCAAGGTTGCTAATGTTGGTACTGTACTACAAGTTGGTGATGGTATTGCCCGGATCTACGGCTTAGAACAAGTCATGTCCGGGGAACTTTTAGAATTTGAAGATGGCACTGTTGGTATCGCCCAAAACTTAGAAGAAGATAACGTGGGCGCCGTACTAATGGGTGAAGGAAGAAATATTCAAGAAGGTAGTACCGTTACTGCAACCGCTAAAATTGCCCAGGTAGGTGTGGGTGAAGCCCTCATCGGTCGGGTAGTAGATGCTTTAGGCAGAGCAATTGACGGCAAAGGTGAAATTAAAGCTACTACCAGCCGTTTAATTGAGTCCCCCGCCCCGGGGATTATTGCCCGTCGTTCCGTCCATGAACCTATGCAAACGGGTATCACAGCTATTGATTCCATGATTCCCATTGGTCGGGGTCAACGGGAGTTAATTATTGGTGACCGTCAAACTGGTAAAACCTCTATTGCTATTGACACCATTATTAACCAAAAAGGTGAAGATGTAGTTTGTGTTTATGTAGCAGTGGGTCAAAAGGCTTCCACAGTTGCTAACGTGGTTCAAACCCTACAGGAAAAAGGCGCTTTAGAATACACAGTAGTTGTAGCAGCTAATGCCAGTGACCCAGCTACTTTACAATTCCTAGCCCCCTACACAGGTGCTACTATTGCCGAGTACTTTATGTACCAAGGTAAAGCTACCTTAGTGATTTACGATGACCTTTCTAAACAGGCTCAGGCTTATCGCCAAATGTCCTTGCTTTTACGTCGTCCACCCGGAAGAGAAGCATATCCAGGAGACGTGTTCTATATTCACTCTCGCTTATTAGAAAGAGCAGCTAAATTGAGTGATGAATTGGGTAAGGGTAGTATGACTGCTTTACCTATTATTGAAACCCAAGCTGGTGACGTTTCCGCTTACATTCCTACCAACGTGATTTCTATCACTGATGGACAGATTTTCCTTTCTTCTGACCTGTTTAACTCTGGTGTTCGTCCAGCAGTGAATCCGGGTATCTCCGTATCCCGGGTGGGTTCCGCTGCCCAAACTAAAGCAATGAAGAAAGTAGCAGGTAAGATTAAATTGGAATTGGCACAGTTTGATGACTTACAAGCTTTCGCCCAATTTGCTTCTGACCTAGATAAAGCCACCCAGGATCAGTTGGCGCGGGGACAACGTTTACGGGAACTGTTGAAACAGCCCCAAAATGATCCTCTCTCTGTTGCTGAACAGGTCGCTATTCTTTACGCCGGTATTAACGGTTATTTGGATGATATAGCTGTTAACCAGGTGACCAGCTTTGTTAGAGGTTTCCGTGACTACTTAAAGAGTGGTAAGAACTCTTATTACCAAGGAGTGCAAACCAGCAAAGTCCTAGGAGAAGCGGAAGAAGTAGCCCTGAAAGAAGCTTTAGCTGATTACAAAAAGACTTTTCTAGCTACGGTGTAA
- the atpH gene encoding ATP synthase F1 subunit delta, whose translation MKSNAATAEVAQPYARALLSVAKANNLTEEFGTDARTLISLISGSGELQNFLDNPFIRPENKKNLLRQLLGESVNPYLRNFILLLVDRRRISFLEPILQQYISLLRELTQTVLAEVSSAIPLTDEQLQTVREKVISITKAREVEIETKIDSDLIGGVVIKVGSQVIDASLRGQLRRLSLRLTSG comes from the coding sequence ATGAAAAGTAATGCAGCGACAGCAGAAGTGGCACAGCCCTATGCACGGGCTTTGTTATCAGTGGCTAAAGCCAACAATTTGACAGAAGAGTTCGGCACAGATGCGCGGACTTTGATTAGTTTGATTTCTGGTTCTGGGGAACTACAAAACTTTTTGGATAACCCCTTTATTCGACCAGAAAACAAAAAGAATCTACTCAGACAACTGTTGGGGGAAAGTGTTAATCCCTACCTGAGAAATTTCATCTTGCTGTTAGTTGATAGAAGGCGGATTTCCTTTTTGGAACCAATTTTACAGCAGTATATCAGTCTGTTGCGGGAATTAACCCAAACGGTTTTAGCGGAAGTTAGTTCTGCTATTCCCCTAACCGATGAACAACTACAAACAGTAAGAGAAAAGGTAATTTCTATTACTAAAGCTCGGGAAGTAGAAATTGAAACTAAAATCGACAGCGATTTAATTGGTGGTGTAGTGATCAAAGTAGGTTCTCAAGTAATTGATGCCAGCTTGCGTGGTCAACTACGTCGTCTTTCTCTACGCTTAACCAGTGGTTAA
- a CDS encoding F0F1 ATP synthase subunit B translates to MGTFLLLIAEATAVTGELAEGAEHSGIGLNTNIFETNLINLAIIITVLFVFGRKVLGNTLKTRRENIETAIKSAEERAANAAKQLKVAEEKLTQAQVEANRIKADAEASAKAAGEAILVQAAADVEKMQAAGAADLNAELERVISQLRQKVVAQALQKAEAELKAGIAEDAQIRIIDRSIAQLGG, encoded by the coding sequence ATGGGGACTTTTTTACTATTGATAGCGGAAGCAACCGCTGTCACGGGTGAATTGGCAGAGGGAGCAGAACATAGCGGTATTGGTCTAAATACTAATATTTTTGAGACCAACCTAATTAACCTTGCCATTATTATTACTGTGCTGTTTGTTTTTGGACGTAAAGTGTTGGGTAACACCCTAAAAACTCGTCGAGAAAACATCGAAACAGCAATTAAGAGTGCAGAGGAAAGAGCTGCAAATGCTGCGAAGCAGTTAAAGGTAGCTGAGGAAAAACTAACACAAGCCCAGGTGGAAGCTAACAGAATTAAAGCTGATGCGGAAGCTAGTGCTAAAGCAGCTGGGGAAGCAATTTTAGTTCAAGCTGCTGCTGACGTTGAGAAAATGCAAGCTGCTGGAGCGGCAGATTTAAATGCGGAGCTGGAGCGGGTAATTTCTCAATTACGGCAGAAAGTGGTGGCTCAAGCTTTGCAAAAAGCCGAAGCAGAACTTAAAGCTGGCATTGCTGAGGATGCTCAAATAAGAATTATTGACCGTAGCATCGCTCAATTGGGAGGTTAG
- a CDS encoding F0F1 ATP synthase subunit B', protein MTHWITLLAVEEVAKEGGLFDLDATLPLMAIQFLVLALILNATLYKPLGQAIDGRNDYIRNNQLDAQQRLSQAEKLAAQYEQELAGARRQAQAVIAQAQAEAQKVASQKIAAAQQEAQAQREKAASEIEQQKQQALASLEAQVDALSRQILEKLLGADLIGQR, encoded by the coding sequence ATGACACATTGGATCACCTTGTTGGCAGTAGAAGAGGTTGCCAAGGAAGGGGGCTTGTTTGACTTAGACGCGACTTTGCCCTTGATGGCAATTCAGTTTCTAGTTTTAGCCCTGATATTGAATGCAACCCTATATAAACCATTGGGTCAAGCCATTGATGGACGTAATGACTACATCCGGAATAATCAATTGGATGCCCAACAGCGTTTGTCCCAGGCAGAAAAACTGGCGGCTCAGTATGAACAGGAACTAGCTGGTGCAAGAAGACAAGCGCAAGCAGTGATTGCTCAAGCTCAAGCAGAGGCGCAAAAAGTAGCATCTCAAAAAATAGCGGCAGCACAGCAAGAAGCCCAGGCACAAAGAGAAAAAGCAGCTAGTGAAATTGAGCAGCAAAAACAACAAGCTTTAGCTTCTTTAGAAGCACAGGTGGATGCCCTCAGTCGCCAAATATTGGAGAAGCTGTTAGGTGCTGATCTAATAGGCCAACGCTAA
- the atpE gene encoding ATP synthase F0 subunit C, with protein MDPLISAASVLAAALAVGLAAIGPGIGQGNAAGQAVEGIARQPEAEGKIRGTLLLSLAFMEALTIYGLVVALVLLFANPFA; from the coding sequence ATGGATCCATTAATTTCTGCTGCTTCCGTATTAGCTGCTGCTCTAGCTGTTGGTTTAGCTGCTATTGGTCCTGGTATTGGTCAAGGTAATGCAGCAGGACAAGCTGTAGAAGGTATTGCTCGTCAACCAGAAGCAGAAGGCAAAATTCGCGGTACATTGTTGCTGAGTTTGGCGTTCATGGAAGCGCTAACCATCTACGGCTTAGTAGTTGCCCTAGTATTGTTGTTTGCTAACCCCTTCGCATAA
- the atpB gene encoding F0F1 ATP synthase subunit A — MLNFLNFYSLPLAELEVGKHLYWQIGNLKLHGQVFLTSWFVIGVLTLASILASSNVKRIPRGIQNLMEFALEFIRDLAKNQIGEKEYRPWVPFVGTLFLFIFVSNWSGALVPFKLIHLPEGELAAPTSDINTTVALALLTSLAYFYAGFSKKGLGYFGNYVQPVSFMLPFKIIEDFTKPLSLSFRLFGNILADELVVGVLVLLVPLFVPLPVMALGLFTSAIQALIFATLAAAYIGEAMEDHHGEEHEGSH, encoded by the coding sequence ATGCTCAATTTTCTGAACTTCTACTCCCTTCCCTTAGCAGAATTGGAGGTGGGTAAGCATCTGTACTGGCAAATAGGCAACCTAAAGCTCCATGGACAGGTGTTTCTCACATCCTGGTTTGTAATTGGCGTATTAACACTAGCTTCCATCCTGGCAAGCAGCAATGTGAAACGCATTCCTAGAGGCATTCAAAACCTAATGGAGTTTGCCCTGGAATTCATTCGGGACTTGGCAAAAAACCAGATTGGCGAAAAAGAATATCGCCCCTGGGTGCCCTTTGTTGGCACGTTGTTCTTGTTCATTTTCGTCTCCAACTGGTCTGGAGCATTAGTTCCATTTAAACTAATTCATTTGCCAGAAGGTGAACTGGCCGCTCCTACCAGCGATATCAATACAACAGTTGCCTTAGCGCTGTTAACATCTTTAGCTTATTTTTATGCTGGATTCAGCAAGAAAGGCTTAGGGTACTTTGGCAACTACGTGCAACCAGTGTCCTTTATGTTGCCCTTCAAGATTATTGAAGATTTCACCAAACCTCTTTCCCTAAGTTTCCGTTTATTCGGTAACATTTTAGCTGATGAACTGGTAGTTGGCGTACTAGTGTTACTAGTGCCCCTGTTTGTACCATTGCCAGTGATGGCCTTGGGACTATTCACAAGTGCCATTCAAGCCCTAATTTTTGCCACCCTCGCTGCTGCTTATATTGGTGAAGCGATGGAAGATCATCATGGCGAAGAGCATGAGGGAAGTCATTAG
- a CDS encoding ATP synthase subunit I, which yields MTNLILKPEEQKNSAMKEFYQLYQELLVITLVLTAVIFTAVWIAYSLNMALNYLLGACAGVLYLKMLARDVERLGTEKQQLSKTRLALLVVLILLASRWNQLQIMPIFLGFLTYKATLIIYVIRMAFVL from the coding sequence ATGACCAACCTGATTCTCAAACCAGAGGAACAAAAAAACTCTGCCATGAAAGAGTTTTACCAACTCTATCAAGAGCTGTTGGTCATTACCCTTGTCCTAACAGCAGTAATTTTCACAGCCGTTTGGATTGCTTATTCCCTGAACATGGCCTTAAACTATTTATTAGGGGCATGTGCGGGAGTGCTTTACCTAAAGATGTTGGCCAGAGATGTAGAGCGTTTAGGCACAGAGAAACAACAGCTGAGTAAAACCCGGCTAGCCTTATTAGTCGTGCTGATTTTGTTAGCATCACGGTGGAATCAACTGCAAATCATGCCCATATTCTTGGGATTTCTGACCTACAAAGCCACGCTCATCATCTATGTAATCAGGATGGCTTTTGTCTTGTGA
- a CDS encoding class I SAM-dependent methyltransferase — protein MSDTQITAAVAKLYDTYPFPPEPILDQPPPGYNWRWNWLAAYNFCTGRKPSKQDIRILDAGCGSGVSTEYLVHLNPYSHVVGIDISPGTLEVARKRCQSSGANRVEFHHLSIYDLDQIPGKFDLINSVGVLHHLPDPIAGIQSLAGKLTPGGIMHIFVYGELGRWEIQLMQKAIALLQGSKRGDYGDGVQVGRKIFAALPENNRIVNREKARWSWENQKDECFADMYVHPQEVDYNIDTLFQLIDASGLEFVGFSNPGFWNLERLLGKAPELMARAQELSPREKYRLIELLDPEVAHYEFFLASPPLEKSHWQDDNTLLTAIPELNPCIDGFPSQCIFNYDYQIINLSPQELEFMEKCDGVHSISQILVKSQVDLAGVRKLIEQQLLILSPNL, from the coding sequence ATGTCCGACACCCAAATCACTGCTGCTGTAGCCAAACTTTATGACACTTACCCGTTCCCCCCTGAACCAATTTTAGACCAACCACCACCAGGATATAATTGGCGCTGGAATTGGTTAGCTGCTTACAACTTCTGTACCGGGAGAAAACCCTCAAAACAAGATATCCGGATTTTAGATGCTGGTTGTGGATCAGGAGTTAGCACGGAATATTTAGTACATTTGAATCCCTACTCACATGTAGTAGGAATAGATATCAGTCCGGGCACGCTAGAAGTTGCTAGAAAACGCTGTCAAAGTTCCGGTGCTAACCGGGTGGAATTTCACCACCTGAGTATTTATGATCTGGACCAAATACCGGGAAAGTTTGATTTGATTAATTCTGTTGGTGTACTCCATCATTTACCTGACCCCATAGCTGGTATTCAGTCCCTCGCAGGTAAACTGACACCGGGAGGAATTATGCACATCTTTGTTTATGGTGAATTGGGTAGATGGGAAATACAACTTATGCAAAAGGCGATCGCACTTCTTCAAGGAAGTAAACGTGGCGATTATGGAGATGGGGTACAAGTGGGTAGAAAAATATTTGCTGCTCTACCAGAAAACAATAGAATTGTCAATAGAGAGAAAGCCAGATGGTCATGGGAAAATCAAAAGGACGAATGTTTTGCTGACATGTACGTTCATCCCCAGGAAGTGGATTATAACATTGATACCTTGTTCCAGCTCATAGATGCTTCTGGGTTAGAGTTTGTAGGATTTTCCAATCCAGGCTTTTGGAATCTGGAGAGATTATTGGGGAAAGCGCCAGAACTGATGGCACGAGCCCAAGAATTATCTCCCAGAGAAAAATATCGCCTCATAGAACTATTAGACCCCGAGGTTGCCCACTACGAGTTTTTCCTAGCTTCTCCCCCCTTAGAAAAAAGCCATTGGCAAGATGATAATACCTTACTAACAGCTATTCCAGAATTAAACCCTTGTATAGATGGATTTCCCAGTCAATGTATATTTAACTACGATTACCAAATTATTAACCTATCTCCCCAGGAGTTAGAGTTCATGGAAAAATGTGATGGAGTACACAGCATATCACAAATTCTCGTGAAAAGTCAAGTGGATTTAGCTGGAGTCAGGAAATTGATAGAGCAGCAATTGTTGATACTCAGTCCCAACCTTTAA
- a CDS encoding isochorismate synthase — protein MRISPCLPRFLTDYKDLHQLLLAVQQRCYEHHHQQIVSISLAIDFIDPLFVLDKLGQRNTLNFYFENKSKGEAIVAIDAIKKLDINGQHRFNKTEGFIKDCLKNIINFGNLNEPFTGSHFFCSFSFFEQHQHSNYPFAAATIFLPKLQVAVKNSSCTLVINTVVDADVDVNHILQDIQNKVRTLQSLTNGLPIAVTTCKGSQTSQINNPDVFKNSVLSALKKIEAKQLSKIVLADTLDVYSYSSFNILKSLNNLRNLHPNCYVFCISNGRGQNFLGASPERLISIQDHQLITDALAGSAPRGKTPKEDAVNAHRLVNSSKEKHEHNLVIDFISQRLSQLGLFPQPLTPRLRQLANIQHLWTPITAVVPNNVHPIKIVAQLHPTPAVAGATREIACAEIRHYEKFDRGLYAAPLGWLDSRGNCEFIVGIRSALINNNCARLYAGAGIVAGSDPEREFAEVQLKLQALLKALV, from the coding sequence ATGAGAATTTCACCATGTCTTCCAAGATTCCTCACAGATTATAAAGATTTGCATCAACTACTGTTAGCAGTGCAACAAAGATGCTATGAACATCATCACCAGCAAATTGTTAGCATCTCCTTGGCAATTGATTTTATAGACCCCCTATTTGTATTAGATAAGTTAGGACAAAGGAACACATTAAACTTTTATTTTGAAAATAAAAGTAAAGGGGAAGCCATTGTAGCTATTGATGCCATAAAGAAATTAGATATTAATGGTCAACACAGATTTAACAAAACGGAAGGTTTTATTAAAGATTGTCTAAAAAATATCATTAATTTCGGTAATCTTAATGAACCATTCACAGGTAGTCACTTTTTTTGCAGTTTTAGTTTTTTTGAACAGCATCAGCATTCTAATTATCCCTTTGCAGCAGCGACAATTTTTTTACCCAAATTACAAGTAGCTGTGAAAAATTCCTCTTGTACTCTAGTGATCAACACGGTAGTTGATGCTGATGTTGATGTTAACCACATACTCCAAGATATCCAAAATAAAGTTAGGACTTTACAATCTCTAACCAATGGTCTCCCCATAGCTGTGACCACCTGCAAGGGTTCCCAGACAAGCCAGATAAACAATCCGGACGTTTTTAAAAACTCAGTTTTATCAGCTCTCAAAAAAATAGAAGCTAAACAGTTAAGCAAAATTGTTTTGGCAGACACATTAGATGTATATTCATATAGTTCGTTTAATATATTAAAATCCCTAAATAATTTAAGGAATTTACATCCTAACTGTTATGTGTTTTGTATTAGTAATGGTCGAGGACAAAACTTCCTGGGCGCCAGTCCGGAACGACTAATTAGCATTCAAGACCACCAGCTAATCACCGATGCACTAGCTGGTTCAGCTCCTAGGGGCAAAACACCTAAGGAAGATGCAGTTAATGCCCATAGATTAGTCAACAGTAGCAAGGAAAAACACGAACATAACCTGGTAATTGATTTTATCAGTCAGAGACTATCACAACTGGGGTTATTTCCCCAACCCCTAACTCCACGACTACGACAACTGGCAAATATTCAACACCTCTGGACACCAATTACTGCTGTGGTTCCCAATAATGTTCACCCCATAAAAATTGTTGCCCAATTGCACCCCACACCTGCTGTAGCAGGGGCGACTAGAGAAATTGCCTGTGCGGAAATTAGGCACTACGAGAAATTTGATCGCGGTCTATATGCTGCACCCCTAGGATGGTTAGATAGTAGGGGAAATTGTGAGTTTATTGTGGGTATTCGTTCCGCGCTTATTAACAATAATTGTGCCAGATTATACGCTGGTGCTGGTATTGTTGCAGGTTCTGACCCTGAACGAGAATTTGCTGAGGTGCAGCTTAAATTACAAGCCTTACTTAAAGCGTTGGTGTAG
- the menA gene encoding 2-carboxy-1,4-naphthoquinone phytyltransferase, whose protein sequence is MTTRQIPNHKLWMAAIKPPMYSVAIMPIWVGSCVAFAQTEIFDGVLFTIFATAAILILAWENITNDVFDAETGIDKNKHHSLVSLTGNKQLMFWLGNLCLILGLSGIIAIAWLQRDPTVIGLILLCCSLGYVYQGPPFRLGYKGWGEVLCFFAFGPVGMTAAYYSQTQNWSPTNLAASVIVGIVTSLVLFCSHFHQVKDDIAAGKRSPIVRLGTQRGAEVLVWFTASIYVICLLLVVLGIFPFWTILSWLSLPFGVKLCGHVWKNHHLPEKVSDCKFIAIGVHFWSCLLLGIGFILG, encoded by the coding sequence ATGACCACAAGACAAATACCCAATCATAAGTTGTGGATGGCTGCTATTAAACCACCAATGTACAGTGTTGCTATTATGCCTATATGGGTGGGATCTTGTGTCGCTTTTGCGCAAACTGAAATTTTTGATGGTGTCCTATTTACGATTTTTGCAACTGCGGCAATTTTGATTCTAGCGTGGGAAAACATCACTAATGATGTTTTTGATGCGGAAACGGGTATTGATAAAAATAAACATCACTCATTAGTAAGTTTAACAGGCAATAAGCAATTAATGTTCTGGTTGGGTAATTTGTGCCTAATTTTGGGTTTGTCAGGAATAATTGCGATCGCTTGGTTACAAAGAGATCCAACTGTGATTGGACTTATTCTATTGTGTTGTAGTTTAGGTTATGTGTACCAGGGACCTCCGTTTAGATTAGGGTATAAGGGTTGGGGAGAAGTTTTGTGTTTCTTTGCGTTTGGACCTGTGGGGATGACAGCAGCATACTACAGTCAAACCCAAAATTGGTCACCTACTAATTTAGCTGCTTCGGTTATTGTAGGGATTGTAACTAGTTTAGTATTATTTTGTTCTCATTTTCATCAAGTAAAAGATGACATTGCTGCGGGAAAGCGGTCACCCATTGTGAGGTTAGGAACACAAAGGGGTGCAGAAGTTTTAGTATGGTTTACCGCTAGTATTTATGTGATATGTTTATTACTGGTAGTGTTAGGAATTTTTCCCTTTTGGACTATATTAAGTTGGTTGAGTTTACCTTTTGGGGTGAAATTATGTGGTCACGTGTGGAAAAACCATCATCTTCCGGAAAAGGTGAGTGATTGCAAGTTCATTGCTATCGGGGTGCATTTTTGGAGTTGTTTGTTATTAGGGATAGGGTTTATTTTGGGTTAG